One part of the Macrobrachium nipponense isolate FS-2020 chromosome 38, ASM1510439v2, whole genome shotgun sequence genome encodes these proteins:
- the LOC135209697 gene encoding uncharacterized protein LOC135209697 → MKWKSTLIMAVAGIGPVIVAIVTLYQFDIIGLAAALLLGFLYLVFVSSHVWCRIFTKIPPSSPQEQVDALPCYEDAVKSDLPSYYTLFRERPASCDVKHSSGVTSSSIGSKPVDFAFSSEPDSKTDIIPVFRISQKHQNKVLAPSSPTSFNGKLVFPTACSDAEPAPPPEVEERRMKKEKVYANIVEAIANPVNLCNY, encoded by the exons ATGAAGTGGAAAAGTACTTTGATAATGGCGGTGGCCGGGATTGGCCCAGTAATAGTGGCTATCGTAACGCTGTACCAATTCGATATCATAGGACTAGCAGCGGCGCTTCTGCTGGGCTTTCTCTATCTCGTGTTCGTTAGCTCGCACGTCTGGTGCCGCATATTCACGAAGATCCCCCCGTCTTCTCCACAAGAGCAG GTTGACGCCCTTCCCTGCTACGAGGATGCCGTCAAATCCGACCTTCCTTCATATTACACCCTTTTCCGCGAACGTCCAGCATCCTGTGACGTCAAGCATTCCTCAGGGGTCACTTCTTCGTCCATAGGATCGAAGCCTGTCGACTTCGCCTTCAGCTCAGAGCCCGACAGCAAAACAGATATTATACCCGTCTTCAGAATATCCCAAAAACACCAGAATAAGGTTCTTGCACCGAGTTCTCCTACGTCTTTCAACGGGAAGCTGGTTTTTCCAACGGCCTGTTCCGACGCCGAGCCGGCCCCGCCTCCAGAAGTAGAAGAACGaaggatgaaaaaagaaaaggtgtaCGCCAACATCGTGGAAGCCATTGCTAATCCAGTAAATCTGTGTAACTATTGA